The proteins below come from a single Zea mays cultivar B73 chromosome 8, Zm-B73-REFERENCE-NAM-5.0, whole genome shotgun sequence genomic window:
- the LOC100856943 gene encoding dopamine beta-monooxygenase precursor gives MARAAASVAAALLVVLGVAASVATAQMETCSGDLPPVLAANYSGLACQPVWNNFVLRYHQDKDNVLRVVLSTMYSTGWVGMGFSRDGLMVGSSAMVGWIGKKGLPHVRQFALRGKSSSKVVVDRGFLVSNDHDHTVVVQQAKIYLAFQLRFSYRLTHQHIVMAFGNSIPVKNRLTRHQDKTSFTFDFTTGRASVDGSFPYGLRRAHGALNVFAWGVLLPIGAILARYFRRMDPLWFYLHVGVQLAGFIIGLAGVVAGVALYNKIQADIPAHRGLGVFVLFLGILQVLAFFLRPSADSKYRKYWNWYHHWAGRLALFFAAVNIVLGIHVGGADSSWKIGYGFSLAVLLVAVAALEFMLWTRWSKNSTATPTY, from the exons ATGGCGCGTGCGGCGGCGTCGGTGGCCGCGGCGCTGCTCGTCGTGCTCGGCGTGGCAGCGTCGGTGGCGACGGCGCAGATGGAGACCTGCAGCGGCGACCTCCCACCCGTGCTCGCCGCCAACTACTCCGGCCTGGCCTGCCAGCCGGTCTGGAACAACTTCGTGCTCCGG TACCACCAGGACAAGGACAACGTGCTGCGGGTGGTGCTGTCCACGATGTACAGCACGGGGTGGGTGGGCATGGGGTTCTCCAGGGACGGCCTCATGGTCGGCTCCAGCGCCATGGTGGGGTGGATCGGCAAGAAGGGGCTCCCCCACGTCCGGCAGTTCGCGCTGCGGGGCAAGAGCAGCTCCAAGGTGGTGGTCGACCGTGGCTTCCTCGTTTCCAACGACCACGACCACACTGTCGTGGTGCAGCAGGCCAAGATCTACCTCGCCTTCCAGCTCAGGTTCTCCTACCGCCTCACCCACCAGCACATCGTCATGGCCTTCGGCAACAGCATCCCCGTCAAGAACAGGCTCACCAGGCACCAGGACAAGACCTCCTTCACCTTCGATTTCACAACGG GCAGAGCTTCGGTGGACGGGTCCTTCCCATACGGCCTGCGGCGTGCGCACGGCGCGCTGAACGTGTTCGCGTGGGGAGTCCTGCTGCCCATCGGCGCCATCCTGGCGCGCTACTTCCGGCGGATGGACCCGCTCTGGTTCTACCTCCACGTGGGCGTCCAGCTCGCCGGCTTCATCATCGGCCTGGCCGGCGTCGTCGCCGGGGTGGCGCTGTACAACAAGATCCAGGCCGACATCCCCGCGCACAGGGGGCTCGGCGtcttcgtcctcttcctcggcatCCTGCAGGTGCTGGCCTTCTTCCTGCGCCCCAGCGCCGACTCCAAGTACCGCAAGTACTGGAACTGGTACCACCACTGGGCGGGCAGGCTGGCGCTCTTCTTCGCCGCCGTCAACATCGTGCTCGGGATCCACGTCGGCGGCGCCGACAGCTCATGGAAGATCGGATACGGCTTCAGCCTGGCCGTCCTCCTCGTCGCCGTCGCCGCGCTCGAGTTCATGCTGTGGACGAGGTGGTCCAAGAACAGCACCGCCACCCCGACGTACTAG